TGGTAATagcaatttttaatattaactaTAACAACTTAATCCACATTGGAAATGTTCTGATTTCCTCCAGATTATGGgggggtttggttggttgtaAAATCCTTTGGTAAATCTTCCTCTGTCACATACTAATTTATAACAATGTTTTCTATTCCAATTTTAATTATCACAACTACAAGGAAGTAAAACGCATATATTAATGCTACCTTGATGGACTGaatacaacaacaacaatcaACTGAAACTGACAGTTGCTTCATACTGTGCTAAGTTAATACACTGACTAGCACAATTGCAGAAAGATAGCATACCCTTCGTGCTTTACTTTGATATTTAACTGccttttttgtctcttcttttgCATGTTCCACGTAATCTGATGCATTCATCACGTTCTTTTCTATGTTGTTGATCATTTCAcccttaaaattaaattttgaaaaaaaaataaaaaaattcattattgGAATCCATGGATCCTTGGTTAATGAACTTAAGAGAAGAAAGGCTAGAGAACATcaacaattattttaaacatgtgAATAATGTACATATTAGTGGCtggcattttttctgatttgacatgtaaaggaaaaagggaatgagaaGCAAAAGCTCAAAGTTCTAACCAAACAAGGAACATTCATGGGGAAGGCAGGCATATTTCTCCCTTTTGCAGGAACAAATACTGAACACCTGAAAACATACCTTTGAACATGAGGTATGTTTTAACAGCCAAACTAAAACTGACATACTAAAGAGATCGGAAATCCCTGACGTGCCTGGAAGTGGGAAAGGATATTGACTATTTTGACACAAGGTTCAACAGTTGCCTAAGAAAATGCACACATATAATAGCAAGTTCAAAAGTTCCTAAGAATTGAGGGTTTAGAATGTCAATACATAACAAACTCAAATTAATTATGAAGAATGAAATTTGGTAATGAAATGGAGGATTGGTGAAAAATTACAGTAAGTCTATTACCTGTGTTTCTGTCCATCAGAAGAAATAATCAGCAGCAGTAAACAGCAAAGCATTAAAGAATGATGTGCAAGTAACTTTTGTTCATTTctaattcaaaagaaaactgctACCAATTTGCCTTGGCTATATATTTAATAACAAAGCAACACAGGACTTCTAGAACAaaacccaattaaaaaaaaaaataaaaaatagtccTTTTCAGGAAAGTTTCTCTCCTGAACATTATTCTTTTCACTTTCCTGCATAAGTCAAAGAATTTTAagaacagaagttaaaaatatttttgttagagAATTGGTATGTAAAGACTACAAATAGAATGACCTTACATACATGGCAAGACAAAGCTTATGAACGTGAGACAACTTGAATGACTTGTCAATCCCTTTACACTCGTGTTAGTTATAACAGTAATCATACCTTTGTATTATGTGCAAGTTGCATACATCCTTGCTAACGCACATTTTATTCTACCACAGTAGTCCGTTACCATGTCTGTGAAAATCCTAAATTCCCAAGATATTAGCCAATGTTCCAAGAAAGAGTTGCTCTTACTTAAACACGCACAAAATGTTCAAGCATATTGCAATATAAGCATGTTGAAAGAAATATCAAGTATAATAACTCAAAAGAAAGTCTATGCTTAGTTATTCATAGCATATACTATGAGTACATCTAAATTGTAAGTTTGCCTAAAACGAAACAAAAACCCTTTAGTGATTAACTTACATACTTTCTAATCACAGTCAAAACCCACTTTAAGTCTGTATTACCTGAACATAAGCAATTGTCTCTGCATATTCAAAGAGGAAgacggggggaaaaaaaatcccacttaCATAAATGTGTTTGAATTGGTTCATTTACCTGAGTCTCAACAAACATTGCCATGTCCATAAACATTTCATGTAGTTCCCGTATGCTAGATTCCAGTTTCATAATATCCTTGTGACGTGACTCAATTTCATTCAGAGCTTGCCTAGTTATTTGAGAGTCTGATATAATCTTCGGGAGAGCAAAAAAAGATATGGACATAAATAAGTAGGTGCTGACACACTTCCAAatagcagaagcagcagaacaggaGACATACATAACTGGACCAGAAATACATACATCAGAAGTGAAAATTGAAGGATTACCACTCTCTAACATTTCTTCCAGTTCCTCATCAGTGGTGGTCTTTCcagctaggaaaaaaacaacagtacTTCATATAACATCACTAGTTCATCATTGAACATAAAATTTTACCATACCAGAAGGATGacaattcaaagaaaaatctcataTTGAGTATTTTTCAGGCTAAAACAATGTGGTGTTTAGTCATTACCAAGTGCTATTTTGCATAtgaaaaaaccagaaaatatcaagtaatagaaaacaaatgtaGACTCAAAGCTACGATGAAGAATTCCTGGTTGCTGGGAGGGTTTTTTGGTCAAATTGAAGAGTTTGATCAGACACATTTACAATGTACCTATGAACCTTGTTAAGTGGAGTGTTCTTCAGAAGGAAGAACTTGAGATACAGAGTATTTATAGAACATTCAATATTTACCTATTCAATTATGTCACATTGGTGCCTAATTTACTCACTCCCCACCACTGTGTGGGCAATAAAATCTTTATGTAAATTTGATTTTACCAACACAGGATTACATTCATATTTTACATAGAGAAGATGATCACCCATAGTGTACCTTCGCTTCTACTTTTCTTAATACATCTAACAATTGATGTAGTTTATTATTGCATGTTTAAGCAAGCTGAATCCTATCAATCACACTGGTATGACAAATTGAAGTGTTTTGAGTTACACAACACATTGAAGTGATGTgtattacaattttaaaatttacatatCAAATCCCTGTTCTTCCCATGTAAAACAAGTTGAATGTCAGTAATAACTTGTATAATTCAGTCCTATCAGATAAAAGTTAATCTGAATACTACTTTCTGACGTTAATACCCAAGAATGCTGTAAAACCTGCTTTAAAATTTTTAGTGCTGAGGGAAAGCAGAAGGCTCTAATTGGGCCATAACAAGATGAACTTAAAAGAACTATGTCCTGAGGTGTTAGGGTCCCTTCTCCTCAAACATACAGGTAAGGAAGAATCTAACTTGCATGATAAACTTTACTGAAATGTTCAATTGAACCATTAGCATGAGAGGCTAATGACAAATTTGAGAAGTCCATGAAAAGCAAAGTCTTCTTATAATTTGCcaacttttctgtttccatttcctATTTCAGCAAtgtatgtatttgcttttacaggagatattcaaaaaggcTAATTTTAGGTACAACATGTtatggtttgtttggttggtttttttttttaagacacttTCCAAGGTAGATGCTGTAGTTCAGAGTAGAGTCGCGTACCTTTTGAATACTCCTCATAATAATCAGTGATGAAATAAGTCAAATGTGAGTCAGTCAACAAATGATTAGAGTACATATAAGGGCAGCACTGATTTTATGCCAGCTGAATTTAACAAATGTTCTTCTTAAGAAAAATAGAATagcataaaaagagaaattgtcCTGTTTAGCATGTTAATTTTGGAATGCTTTCTAATAACACTTGCTATCTTCAGAACGCAGCTTTTcttaatgtttcatttcaagTTGCAACAttggaaataaatgaaacaaagctaaaaggttattttctttaataattttcaatataaaagaaattatttagtgagttttctccattttctttacagCTGTTCTGAAGAGTAGTATCAAAGAGTTTATGCCATacaataaaattgtttttttcccctcacatgCTTCAAGATGTCCAAGAGGTATGATGCTTTGTACCATCTTtaagaaataagaaacaagGGAGGTACTAACAACACAAttaatctttttaataaaagtgtATTCAGGTCACTTACTTATCTCTAATTGTCTCTGTATCCGACCTTTGCTGCGTTCTCGAAAGAGAGTTTGGGTCTCGTTGTATTCCGTCATGACCTCCACAAACTTGTGAGCTAATACAGAGTGCTGTTTTTTGAGGATTTAAAAATGTggaacaaaaacatttatttttttttgatacaGCAAATACTACTGCACAACAACTGAAAGTGGTATTTACATTCCaagaaaacagaacatgaaGCTCTGAAGCTATTTCAGAAAAGTGAAACTCATTCTCTGATTTACTAgaatccttttattttcttcgAACTGAAGCAATCATACCTGTGTTTTTCTTATCCTGAGGTCCACTGATGTCCGATTAGCATTTTCACCCTGATCAAAACTTTGTTCAATAGCTAAGAACAATACAAGCACATTATGAGTCAACATTCAGTATAATTATTTAAGTGTAGCTCAGTTATTTTGTAAATACTattaattattacttttttcatgGACAAGCTCCCCATAGACATGTTTAACAGttcagggggaggaggaaggtggcagttatatagagagagaggaatatatataaatttaaaataattttggtaatTGGTACAGATCTTAAAACACAGTAACTACTTCAATACTCTTAAGAGAGTTGCACTACTACTGTCTATTACTCTGGAGAAAGTTCAAAAGGTATAACAAAATGGGCTGCTCTTACAATTTAAACAATAAACACCATACCCCAGTGTTTATGGAAGGACATTAAAACACTCAATATATTTCAAAACCTATGCTACGCAATTAAGACACACTCACAGGGGAAAGCCACAGGAAAATTAGCTAgtctgaatttaaaatacaataggTGCTCTAGAGCAATTCCCTATGTAGACATTTACGCCATGGAGACTGTCTTTTCGAAGTTAAAGTTTATCTTTTTCCAAAACATCATGATcaaaaaacagcatttcagttgCAGAATACATTTCTACACAGAGAAGTTACTTTGCATTGTAATTTTCTAGgttatttctgaaagcaagcaagctcTTTGTCCTGTCCCACAAACTAGGCTGTGCTGAGACCTGATATTTATGAGCGGTGAAGCTTGGCAAGGAGGAATAAAGTAGAGGACGATACTGTTACTGACATGGGCTCCACACTAGTTGGTAGGGAGGTGgttgtctctcttttttttttttttttaaaagctgtatgATACAATTTATGCATATATAATGCAGCTTTTAAAGTTTAGAAGTTCAGCTGCAATGCATCAAGGTTGTAACACTGCTACCATCCTGAATCATTACAAGCGACAGTAGCTTTATTTCTCCCCACAACTTACCCTTTAATTTGGCTCGGATTTTATTAGCAATCTTCTTTATTTCCTCATTTAGTTCTTCAAGTTCTTCCTTTGttccttcaaaaaaaagaaaaagtttttttttttttttttagaactgttAATGATTGATAATAGTAGGCCAGCAACCATCTACAACTCTACCTTGCAATCTCATAATTGTATTCAGAGCAACCATGGAGAGAAGCAGCTTATTATACTTCTAAGTACTTTAAgtattgtattatttttataacagcATACTATCAGATTCCTGCTTCTTATGACAGGCCCTTACACTTGGGAAATGTTACTACCAAATCACCAACTAAACCACGTGATAGAatattccactttttttttttttttttttttttaaatataacacTTTCAGGGTAATAATCACTTGCTggtcaaaatgaaaattcacCAAAGTCTATCaagtgaaaatacagatttatctcacatttttttagttctgttgTTTATCACGGACTCATTGCTTTTACTCTTATTAACAACTGTACCATGCACTACCTATATTTTTTTGAAGAACACTATAAAGAGTATTCATGAAGAACTTAACTAGATCTCCGTTACTGGGTTTACTGAAGGCACTAGATTCACAAGACCATACGTTACTTAGAAGCAATGTCATGTTCCTACACAATTCAGATGCATTATTGAGCGCAATTTTTAACACAAACACAATCCAATGAGCTGAGACCACAGATTTTAAACATCCAGATGAACCCTTGTTAAATCTGAGATTTATTGACTGTATATGGTTGTTAAGATAAAAAGCAGTCTGCAAAATCATTTGTAAGAATACAAACATACGCCCACctataaacaaagaaaatacggggaaaagaaaaactaacacCCAAAGTTAAGTTTTCACCAGCAAGATGATAAATGTTAAGACAGCATTGCAACTTCCACAAAAATACCTCAgcatcttttcttcccttttctttaaacCCTGCCCACAAACCCAGGCATGCCTTGAATTAAGGAGTGTTGAGAACAGGGAAGGTTCCATGTTTCTGGGCAAGTCCCTAAACTTTTGAGTTCTCTGTTCAGAAAGCACATCTTTACTTTCAAGTTTTGGGGTTACAGCCTCTAAAAATAGGGCTCCAGCATGGAACTCTTACTACTGCTGAAGCAGCTGGCTGTAGTGGTAGTGTTAGACACAATCTTGCCCCTACTGAGGAATAAAGAGAAGATGATAGCTCTACCATATGAGCTTCTGTTGACAACGTCAACATTTTCACAAATTAGAAGAAATATAAGTAGCCTCTAAGTTTCTAAAGACACAGCCAATTTCAAGGTACCTTATTAAGCTGAGTTTTGGTCTAGCAAATGTTTGGATGATGCAacaaatattctgaaaatgtatttattcaaaTGAGACttaaaaaagggtaaaaaataagcaaatgaaaatattaattcaatATTAAATATGGGAATACTTAAATAAATGAATTGTGTTACATTCTGCATTCTGAAAACCTGAAGTTCTATTCCTATAGATAgctaaaccaaacaaaatttatttcagaatatcTATCCACAAATATCTGAAATCTAAAAAAAGTGATACTCACTTCCTTCAGGATTTGGCGCTGACAGGATaatgctgtgctgcttctttaCTTCTTCCACATTTTGTGCTATTTTTGCTATATTATTTCTAAGTTCCTCAACCTAGAGGAAGAGAAATATGGCAATAAAAACGCTAGAATAATTCAGGGcaaagatttggaaaaaaaaaaaaaaaaaaaagaatctttggTAATAAAAATGGTAAAGTATTTAATTGCAACATTTGTATGTATCTGACACAAATCCCAGCAGAAATGTTGACATTTAAacaggctgcattttttttttttagaaaaaattgtATCATTAATAGCAAATGTATTCTGTATGTCCAAAAACTTAAGTGCTGCTACTcttaataaaaaagattttaaaattctgtaagCAAATTCTTTGTTGATAGGGAGTTAAAAAACACTTCCATTCAGTAAAGACAAAACATACCCCGAAATAAACATGCCAAAGTGTTACCAACATTTGATTTGGCACACCATTACAAAGCATATTGCGGGGTGTGTGTATGGAGATGAATTGTTAAACCtaattacagaaattaaaaggcaTGGAGAGAAAACTGTAAGTCTTTAACACATGGTGAAAACTGTAACTTTACCTGTTGGAAAAAGTCATCCATGAAGTGGTCTTTTTCAACAATAACTGTCTCCCCATCTTCATTTCCTTTACACTgtaaaagacaacaaaacaaatctATGAAATAAAACGCAGGATACTGTTCTGAAACAACTACAACTTCTTCCGCATTGCTACTGCATACACATTTTTGTCAATAGTCTGCAAAGTCAAAAAAGTAAGTTTTCCTTTTATGAGGACTAATCTAAAACCAAATAAGCAGAGAGGTCAGAGAAAGTCACCTGACCACCACGAAGTTGTAAATGCTAAGACATGTACTCCTCTGTAAACAACTTCAGGACAGAACCAGTCTGTAAGTGATGTCACAGTTTTCATTACCTgtcataaaaattattaaaatataattttgcatATAAATGTTCTCTCACAGCACAAAGAAACTTCCACAGTGAGTCCCACAGGAACTGAAAATAATATTCTATTTACTGAGACAGTACATCAAACCCTCTCAAAGAATTACTAAGAGGGGTGCTGATGACTGCCTTGTCGTGTAATAAGCTAAACATCCAATGAAACCTAGAACAAAAAGCTATCAACATCTGCTTACTAGTTTTGCCCTTGGGTGTTTTCAAGGCTGCCACTGCATGCTAATTTAGACATAATTATGCTACACTAAACTACACATGCATTACATAATGGATAAACCCTTAGAATAGCAGCCAAGGAGGCAGAAGCTCAAGTTGACAGGCGCTCACAGATCTCCAGGGCACACCGCCCAGTAGGTTCCCTGAGTCACACTTCCCTAACCCTTGAGCCAGACCAGCAGAATATACAGATCTTGACAGGAACTGAGATTCAAATTTTatcagaggaaaagagagaattaaCATGCATCATAAAGGCAAAGAGTTCCAGCTTCCATGTTCTCTAGTtccctctgtagagcacagACTGTTTGAACTGCACTGAATCAAAGTTAGAACAAAATATTATTCTACCGTATAGTCAATGGGTTATCtgttagaaaaaacaaactacaaGATAGGTGTCATTAAGGGATTTTCAAGTCCAAGACTCCTTTCTTCTTACAAacccctctctctgcctttgaTCTCCTAACACCCACTTACTGCTCCTAAACCCTGATCATCTTATCCAGTAAGCCCTTTGTTACTGGTTTTCTTACATTAGGCGAGATGCGTATTATTTGCATGACAATTCTACAATTTAATCCAGTGTCAAACACTGCTATTATCTAATGAAGAAGGTTATACTCAATGAAGATCTACACATCAAAATCTAAGCAAGCCCTGAATCTTTGAGAAAAGTTATTACTTATACTTTGTGACAGTTCCTTTCCTGCAAATTCAGGGAGTGCATAAAGCCCTATAACAATATGTTTGTCagaaatcatcttttttttttatgctcaGGGGAAGCCACAATGCCCCAGctgaaatacagtaatttaGATGTTATTGCTTTCCTGGAGCACCTTCCAATCACTCGTAGTGCTGTGTGTCATTAAAGACTTTTTGTAGTTACTTATTTTGAAAGGATGATTGCTAGAACTCAGTATTAGAGAATCTGTCCTTAGAGATTGTAATCAATGAACAGTCTTGTTTAATACAAGTAAGTGAGGAAGTCTGCGCCCAAATGAAGTCATGCAACTTTTACCCATTGCACAGATTGCAGTACTACACAGCTACCAGTTAGTTAATATTTAAGAATGAGCTACACTTTAAAGACATGTAATTTCATTAACGACATAAAAGAACACCTTCTGCCTATATTTACtgcataaataataatttttctacTTGTTTATAATCACATCCTATATTTAGTTAATTGaactaaaaataatgaaaatagttTCAGCTAAGAGATTCAGCATGTCAGTTTTTAGTTTGGTCAGAAGATCTTAGTAAGACATTAGACACCCGACTAAATCTTAAACAAATGAAAGATACAAAAATCTTACTCAGAAGTCCTGTTTGCAGACACTAGGCTGGAAGGAAGCAATCATGATTATCCACCCTGCAGTCAGTTCcacatttatttcactttcacATTTGGTTGCAATGACACCATTGACAGATCAATTTGCTGTCTACAATTTGTTGAAGGATTTATGGACAGCCTACTTGAATATCAGCACTTGAGACACCCGATGACTTGTCAATCTCTGTTCTCTACATTCTTAAATCATCGCCTACCTAAAATACAGCTTATTTGCTAACTCTCTTCAACTTCAGTGACGCCCCTTCTTTTGACAAGCACACAATTCAGCCAAGAACTCACTTTTATCATCAAGTTTAGCAGAAACATATTGTTTCTCCTAGACCTTACCTCACCAGTATAAGCAGTACCACAAAAAAACTGATAAAAAGTTTCACGTCAACGCCAAGAGCAATCTAATGAAGTCTGTTTGCAGTTCATGCCTTGACCTTGGGACTGAAAGTCTGGGCCATACAAATCCATAAACATTCACAGACTTCTAAAATATATCAAGTTCCCTCAGAAGTTGGTTTGTATGACAGAATCCAGCTATTCAGACAACAGCATTTCTCAGCTCCAAGTAGAAGCTATGGTGATGGTTTATGAAACTTCTGACATTTCCCAAGCCTTACAGAATTGCAGGAATAAGTCTAGCTTGAGATATCTTACCAAATTAATTATTGACCTTTGAAACTGACCTAAACCCATGGCCCCATGGCTATTACTTGCCCTTGAAATTCTATTCAAGTTTAGTTATTTCTCAGTCCAGATCATGCGTATTCCTCTGGCAGGCTGCAAGGATAGTAACTGACCACCATTACCCCAATGAATCGGACCCAAGGAGTGGGTTACAGAGTGTTACAGTTTCTCCTTACAGCATCAGTGTTAccagaaatttttttatatcagtGTAGTCAATGAGGGCTTACAGAAGGCCAAGGAGATCTGTCATGCTGCTTTGGCAGGTCAATCATTAACACGCGGTTAGTAGCATTACCatacaaccagaaaaaaatcatatgatAACCGTCTACAAGAAATTACTTTACGCTGTTATATCATGGAAAACATAGCTCATCTTCAGAAAATTCCATGTTTGAACAAAGACTAATGTAAGAGCttaactcaggaaaaaaagaactcagtactgttttccttcttctgaagaggttccctttgcattttttttccatactaCTCAATTCTACCGATTTTAACTTTTGTGACTTTGTGGTTCTTCACTCATTCCTAAACAGTTTTGGGGGCACTAAGTGAATGCCCAAGAAATAGTTTACAAAAAGTCAATGCAGTTCTGCTCAAGTTATAGgtccttggttttttttttttttttttttaaactacaatcaaatataaatgtatttttcaaaggtTATGTCTAAGATATCCTCAGTAACACTCAAGagtaaagaaatataaaaagcatgtatttaaaatgaTTCACTgatcaagcaagaaaaatgGATTTCAATGGATAGCTCTGTACCCATTTCAGCATAACAAGATCGTAATTTTTGGGCCATATGAACAATGCACCCCAAACTTGAGATCTAAAACATCATGCTTAAGCAGAGGTTTACATCTTACCTCCTTCttaaatgatttaaaaacaataacaaaaaagttTGATTGAGTTTTATTAACAGACCCTTAAAAGAACATCTAGTTTTAATATCTGACACTAGCTAAATGTGCTGAACTGAGTGTCCGAACACAGATCCTACAGCCCTTTTAAAGCCATTTTAAGATGGAGTTGTATCCGTGAACAGCAATCATTGAAGGCTGGGAGAATATTTTACACAATCATTGCTATGTACTTgccctgtcttttttttttttaacttccctAAATATCTACCACCAACCACTGCTGAAAGCAGTGTATTGGATCACAGagaacctttttttcttcttttaatcttACACTCATTTGTGCTCAAAATAACTAAAAGCAGTCTGGGATTTGATCAACTGTCCAATTAAATGTATTAAAGAACAAtccaaacagctgaaaaaagttCGTCTTGGCCTGCTTAGAATAATTTAGAAATGACACTAAAATAATCCCCTCGAAGTGGACAAATACAATTATGGCTACTATCTTCTGAAAAAGCATGTACTTCACAAGACTTTTTCTAGCTAAAAAATAAGAGGAAGCAAGATTATCTGAAGACCATAAAATCTGCACATCTTCAACAATTCCTTTCTCCAGCAACTATTTTAGCACTGTTTAACTGCCTAAATAAtgtgtattaacaaaaatagtaaaaagTTGAGAGTTTTATGTTAATGGACCACAAACATTAATACGTGACATTTCTCCCTCTTGTTTATAAAGGGAAACCTAGGAACAAGTTACAACTTTTAATGACGAAATAGTTTTCTTGCTGTCAAATAAAATCCAGGAACAGACAAATGAGGACATGTAAACTTAAATTAACATTTCTGCTAAAGGGAATAgcatatttcattaaaatgagtCAGTGTAGACTGGCTAAAGTACTAGGATCTCTTAAACTACTTGTGTACTACATTCGGTATTTGGGGGAAGTGGGGTGGATGGAACTTACATGTAAGGTACAAGCAAAGCAATACACAATGACATTCTTATATTAAGGGAAAGAGTCAAGGCATACTTATTCCTGAAGACTTTGCAGGCCCAGACCTGTTTAAAAACCACAACATATATGCTCTACTCTTCACTTAATGATTTAGCTAAATATACAATGG
This genomic window from Haliaeetus albicilla chromosome 10, bHalAlb1.1, whole genome shotgun sequence contains:
- the STX2 gene encoding syntaxin-2 isoform X2 is translated as MKDRLADLAECKGNEDGETVIVEKDHFMDDFFQQVEELRNNIAKIAQNVEEVKKQHSIILSAPNPEGRTKEELEELNEEIKKIANKIRAKLKAIEQSFDQGENANRTSVDLRIRKTQHSVLAHKFVEVMTEYNETQTLFRERSKGRIQRQLEITGKTTTDEELEEMLESGNPSIFTSDIISDSQITRQALNEIESRHKDIMKLESSIRELHEMFMDMAMFVETQGEMINNIEKNVMNASDYVEHAKEETKKAVKYQSKARRKLMFIIICVTVLLLILGIILATTLS
- the STX2 gene encoding syntaxin-2 isoform X3 yields the protein MKDRLADLAECKGNEDGETVIVEKDHFMDDFFQQVEELRNNIAKIAQNVEEVKKQHSIILSAPNPEGRTKEELEELNEEIKKIANKIRAKLKAIEQSFDQGENANRTSVDLRIRKTQHSVLAHKFVEVMTEYNETQTLFRERSKGRIQRQLEITGKTTTDEELEEMLESGNPSIFTSDIISDSQITRQALNEIESRHKDIMKLESSIRELHEMFMDMAMFVETQGEMINNIEKNVMNASDYVEHAKEETKKAVKYQSKARRKMWIIIIVSLVLIAIIEIDVHNYMCNCIASDTWNYPSNNTIIASTFQELQTFRNSKIHLQ
- the STX2 gene encoding syntaxin-2 isoform X1, with the protein product MKDRLADLAECKGNEDGETVIVEKDHFMDDFFQQVEELRNNIAKIAQNVEEVKKQHSIILSAPNPEGRTKEELEELNEEIKKIANKIRAKLKAIEQSFDQGENANRTSVDLRIRKTQHSVLAHKFVEVMTEYNETQTLFRERSKGRIQRQLEITGKTTTDEELEEMLESGNPSIFTSDIISDSQITRQALNEIESRHKDIMKLESSIRELHEMFMDMAMFVETQGEMINNIEKNVMNASDYVEHAKEETKKAVKYQSKARRKMWIIIIVSLVLIAIIGLIIGLSVGIR